Proteins encoded together in one Actinomycetota bacterium window:
- a CDS encoding NADH-quinone oxidoreductase subunit K translates to MLAAVAAGLFGIGTYLLLQRKLSRIIIGLALLTHGANVLLITAGRRGQPPIIGTQDRLDFADPLPQALALTAIVITFGVTTLLLALAYRSWVLTRDDEVQDDVGDRAVARSDVVHDEVADQEQVIAREEAP, encoded by the coding sequence ATGCTTGCCGCAGTGGCCGCCGGCCTGTTCGGGATCGGGACCTACCTGCTACTCCAGCGCAAGCTGAGCCGCATCATCATCGGCCTGGCCCTGCTGACGCACGGTGCGAACGTGCTGCTGATCACGGCGGGGCGCCGGGGCCAGCCCCCTATCATCGGGACGCAGGACCGTTTGGACTTCGCCGACCCGCTCCCCCAGGCTCTGGCGCTCACCGCAATCGTCATCACCTTCGGCGTCACCACGCTGCTTCTTGCGCTGGCCTACCGCAGCTGGGTGCTCACCCGGGACGACGAAGTCCAGGACGACGTCGGCGACCGAGCGGTGGCGCGCTCCGACGTTGTCCACGACGAGGTCGCCGACCAGGAGCAGGTCATCGCTCGGGAGGAGGCTCCATGA
- the mnhG gene encoding monovalent cation/H(+) antiporter subunit G, protein MIGEALGLAGATLILISAIGVVRFSDVLARLHALAKASTLGILLVLAGAAINLDHLNDITSVVLAGVLHLLASPPASNMVSRAAYLAEGLPEESVDEHEAPMDL, encoded by the coding sequence GTGATTGGTGAAGCACTCGGTTTGGCCGGGGCCACGCTGATCCTGATCTCGGCCATCGGGGTCGTACGCTTCAGCGACGTCCTGGCGCGCCTGCATGCGCTTGCGAAGGCGTCCACTCTCGGGATCCTGCTGGTGCTCGCCGGCGCAGCGATCAACCTCGACCACTTGAACGACATCACCTCGGTAGTGCTCGCAGGCGTCCTGCACCTCCTGGCCTCCCCGCCGGCCTCTAACATGGTCAGCCGGGCCGCTTATCTCGCAGAAGGCCTCCCTGAGGAGTCCGTCGACGAACACGAGGCTCCGATGGATC
- a CDS encoding Na+/H+ antiporter subunit D, producing MTWLVPLPIVLPLVGAALSILAGRSRVAQRAIGILVLGALVAASITLLMEVDRNGTVVAHAGGWPGPMGITLVADRFAAVLLVVAELTLFVVLVYAIGEPGAERGHVGFQSAYLVLAAGVAGSFLTGDLFNLFVSFEMMLTASYVLLTLGGRAEQVRSGMTYIVISLIASSLFVTALALLYSATGTVNMAHLAVRLGDLPAGVQTSFAVLLIVVFGIKAAVFPLFFWLPDSYPTAPSPITAIFAGLLTKVGVYAIVRTQLLLFSEDSRPATLLLAVAAATMVVGVLGAIAQDDIRRILSFTIVSQIGYMVMGLGFFTIAGVAAVVFSMVHHIIVKTALFLVSGLVDHSSGSSRLSQIGGLVRTQPFLAVLFLLSALSLAGVPPFSGFVSKFALIGAGIAGRHYSVVAVSLVVSLLTLFSMIRIWTGAFWSPAEEESAPRRSTATRPGGGPALMVAPTAVLVACSIAVAIAAGPLYRLSERTARGLLEPQQYVEEVLGR from the coding sequence ATGACGTGGCTGGTGCCCCTCCCGATCGTGCTACCGCTCGTCGGGGCCGCGCTGTCGATCCTCGCCGGCCGATCCCGGGTGGCCCAGCGGGCCATCGGCATCCTGGTCCTGGGGGCGCTCGTAGCGGCCTCGATCACGCTGCTGATGGAGGTCGATCGGAACGGCACCGTGGTCGCCCACGCCGGCGGTTGGCCCGGACCCATGGGAATCACCCTGGTAGCCGACCGTTTCGCCGCCGTCCTGCTGGTCGTTGCGGAGCTCACGCTTTTTGTGGTGCTTGTCTACGCCATCGGCGAGCCAGGAGCCGAGCGGGGCCACGTCGGATTCCAGTCCGCCTACCTGGTTCTCGCTGCCGGCGTCGCAGGCTCGTTCCTGACAGGGGACCTGTTCAACCTTTTCGTATCTTTCGAGATGATGCTGACTGCCAGCTACGTACTGCTCACACTGGGCGGGCGCGCCGAGCAGGTGAGGTCTGGGATGACCTACATCGTCATCAGCCTCATCGCGTCGTCCCTGTTCGTCACCGCCCTCGCGCTGCTCTACTCCGCCACCGGGACGGTCAACATGGCCCACCTCGCGGTGCGGCTCGGCGACCTGCCGGCGGGGGTTCAGACCTCGTTCGCCGTGTTGTTGATCGTTGTGTTCGGCATCAAGGCGGCGGTCTTCCCGCTGTTCTTCTGGCTCCCCGACAGCTACCCAACCGCGCCGTCGCCCATCACTGCGATCTTCGCCGGGCTGCTGACCAAGGTTGGCGTCTATGCGATAGTCCGGACCCAGCTTCTGCTCTTCAGCGAGGACAGCCGCCCGGCGACGCTGCTGCTTGCCGTTGCCGCCGCCACGATGGTCGTCGGAGTGCTGGGGGCCATCGCACAGGACGACATTCGCCGGATCCTGTCTTTCACGATCGTGAGCCAGATCGGCTACATGGTCATGGGTCTGGGGTTTTTTACGATCGCAGGCGTGGCTGCCGTGGTCTTCTCGATGGTGCACCACATCATCGTCAAGACCGCGCTGTTCCTGGTGAGCGGGCTCGTGGACCACTCCAGCGGCTCCAGCCGGCTGAGTCAGATCGGGGGATTGGTGCGGACGCAGCCGTTCCTGGCCGTGCTCTTCCTCCTGTCGGCGTTAAGCCTCGCCGGTGTCCCGCCGTTCTCCGGGTTCGTCTCGAAGTTTGCGCTAATCGGCGCCGGCATCGCGGGGCGCCACTACTCCGTCGTCGCGGTGAGCCTGGTCGTCAGCCTTCTGACTTTGTTCTCGATGATCCGCATCTGGACCGGTGCCTTCTGGAGCCCTGCGGAGGAGGAATCTGCACCCCGGCGCTCGACCGCCACGCGGCCGGGGGGCGGGCCGGCACTCATGGTCGCTCCGACCGCGGTGCTGGTGGCGTGCAGCATCGCGGTTGCGATCGCCGCCGGCCCGCTCTACCGATTGAGCGAACGTACCGCCCGCGGTCTGCTCGAACCTCAGCAGTACGTCGAGGAGGTGCTTGGCCGGTGA
- a CDS encoding Na+/H+ antiporter subunit E, with protein MALLVVLWLLAWGELTLANILSGTIVAAALLVAFPARRRAGRRLHPSVTGLARLTAYVAWQLLVSNIVMTGQILRRRPGAAPGVLAHRLETPSEEVVTLMTSIISLSPGTMTADITDDSSVIYVHFFQLNDRRAAHASLERLERLVMDAIAPTLPQPESPVSEEAP; from the coding sequence GTGGCGCTCCTGGTAGTCCTGTGGCTGCTGGCGTGGGGCGAGCTCACGCTCGCCAACATCCTCAGCGGAACCATCGTCGCCGCGGCGTTGCTCGTCGCGTTTCCGGCCCGTCGCCGGGCCGGCAGGCGGCTGCATCCGAGCGTGACCGGGCTCGCCCGCCTGACGGCTTACGTGGCCTGGCAGCTGCTCGTGTCGAACATCGTCATGACGGGTCAGATTCTCCGGAGACGCCCCGGAGCCGCCCCGGGCGTGCTGGCCCACCGGCTTGAGACGCCTTCCGAGGAGGTCGTCACGCTCATGACCAGCATCATTTCACTCAGCCCCGGGACCATGACGGCCGACATCACCGACGACTCCTCGGTGATTTACGTCCACTTCTTCCAGTTGAACGACCGCCGCGCCGCCCACGCCTCTCTCGAGCGACTCGAGCGGTTGGTGATGGACGCGATCGCCCCCACCCTCCCGCAGCCGGAAAGCCCCGTGTCCGAGGAGGCGCCATGA
- a CDS encoding monovalent cation/H+ antiporter complex subunit F: MIQATFFILGAAAVLFAYRLCAGPSLADRVAALSGLVIVGMAGIATHATDTRVGAFLPTLVTIALVGPIGNGMVARYIEGRKG, from the coding sequence ATGATCCAGGCAACCTTTTTCATCCTCGGTGCCGCGGCGGTACTCTTCGCCTACCGCCTGTGTGCCGGACCCTCTCTGGCCGACCGGGTCGCAGCTCTGAGCGGGCTCGTAATCGTCGGCATGGCCGGCATTGCAACCCACGCCACCGACACCCGGGTCGGTGCCTTCCTCCCGACGCTCGTCACCATTGCGCTGGTCGGTCCAATCGGCAACGGCATGGTGGCCCGCTACATCGAAGGGCGGAAAGGGTGA